One genomic window of Micrococcus flavus includes the following:
- a CDS encoding ABC transporter ATP-binding protein, translating to MTSTSPAPGVRLRGVELGYGPASAPPVVGPLDLDLPAGRVTAVIGANGCGKSTLLRGLTRQLPLRSGTLEVLGQDAAGVSARDYARTVALLPQHPVAPEGMSVAQLVDRGRHPHRGLFGARAAGDDDAVAAALERTDLVDLAGRDVATLSGGQRQRAWLALVLAQRTPVVLLDEPTSYLDLSHQVEVLDLVRALPDPRAEAGPVSASGAADGSGTGRATVVAVLHELNLAARCADHVVAMIRGRVAAAGTPAEVIVPEVLAEVFGLDADVVQDPLLGHPVVLPRGAGDRAARGGGRA from the coding sequence ATGACCAGCACCTCCCCCGCCCCCGGCGTCCGCCTGCGCGGCGTCGAGCTCGGCTACGGCCCGGCCTCGGCCCCGCCGGTGGTCGGCCCCCTGGACCTGGACCTGCCCGCCGGGAGGGTCACGGCGGTCATCGGCGCCAACGGCTGCGGCAAGTCCACGCTGCTGCGCGGGCTCACCCGGCAGCTGCCCCTGCGCTCCGGGACCCTCGAGGTGCTGGGCCAGGACGCGGCCGGCGTCTCCGCGCGGGACTACGCGCGGACCGTGGCCCTGCTGCCGCAGCACCCGGTGGCGCCCGAGGGCATGTCCGTGGCGCAGCTCGTGGACCGCGGCCGCCACCCGCACCGGGGGCTGTTCGGGGCGAGGGCCGCCGGCGACGACGACGCCGTCGCCGCCGCGCTCGAGCGCACCGACCTCGTGGATCTGGCCGGGCGGGACGTGGCCACGCTCTCGGGCGGCCAGCGCCAGCGCGCGTGGCTCGCGCTCGTGCTGGCCCAGCGCACGCCCGTGGTGCTGCTGGACGAGCCCACGAGCTACCTGGACCTCTCCCACCAGGTGGAGGTCCTCGACCTCGTCCGCGCCCTGCCGGATCCGCGCGCGGAGGCGGGGCCGGTGTCGGCGTCGGGCGCGGCGGACGGGTCCGGCACGGGCCGGGCCACCGTGGTGGCGGTGCTGCACGAGCTGAACCTGGCCGCACGCTGCGCGGACCACGTGGTGGCGATGATCCGCGGCCGAGTGGCGGCGGCCGGGACGCCGGCCGAGGTGATCGTGCCCGAGGTGCTGGCCGAGGTGTTCGGACTGGACGCGGACGTGGTGCAGGACCCGCTGCTGGGGCACCCGGTGGTGCTCCCCCGCGGTGCCGGGGACCGAGCCGCACGAGGAGGAGGACGCGCATGA
- a CDS encoding transposase codes for MPAPYPKEFRDDVVRVAQNREPGTHLKDIAKDFGISESCLTNWIRQADIEAGNIPGTTKAEAEELRAARRRIRLLEQENEVLRRAAAYLSQAK; via the coding sequence ATGCCCGCCCCCTACCCCAAAGAGTTCCGCGATGATGTCGTCCGGGTCGCGCAGAACCGTGAGCCCGGCACCCATCTGAAAGACATCGCGAAGGACTTCGGCATCTCCGAGTCCTGCCTGACGAACTGGATTCGCCAGGCCGATATCGAAGCAGGCAACATCCCAGGCACCACCAAGGCCGAGGCCGAAGAACTCCGCGCAGCCCGCCGCAGGATCCGGCTCCTCGAGCAGGAGAACGAAGTCCTACGCCGCGCCGCGGCCTACCTCTCCCAGGCGAAGTAA
- a CDS encoding siderophore-interacting protein, which produces MSAESMFVAHTRVVSVDQPCRGFRRIVLAGEDLERASTDLLGTLPPGVPDLHRLYRGARPRRDAYVKVLVPPPGGVSADPDLSAGLRAGLLAIPEAERGWMRTYTVRSAGRTRVDGREVPALTVDVVLHGDPEDADDPHQGPGLRWARTVTAGDDINVLVPSAEAPAWAGWRPANARRVLAVGDETAAPALISVAEELADPFGGFAGEADVVLELPEGSGPADLIAERLALPEDWDASRRPLDVTEHGRVRLHVGRRAPQHVPGAWAQARVAALLGGGVRASTAPAGVDPLVPPPPAEGEDREWTLAELEESTADAYVFLAGESSLVRALRRLAVERGVPKRAISFMGYWRQGQAEG; this is translated from the coding sequence ATGAGCGCCGAGTCGATGTTCGTGGCCCACACCCGCGTGGTGTCGGTGGACCAGCCGTGCCGGGGGTTCCGGCGGATCGTGCTGGCCGGCGAGGACCTCGAGCGGGCCAGCACGGACCTGCTCGGCACCCTGCCGCCGGGCGTGCCGGACCTGCACCGCCTCTACCGCGGGGCCCGGCCGCGGCGGGACGCGTACGTGAAGGTGCTCGTCCCGCCCCCCGGCGGGGTCTCCGCCGACCCGGACCTGTCCGCGGGCCTGCGCGCCGGCCTCCTGGCCATCCCGGAGGCCGAGCGCGGCTGGATGCGGACGTACACGGTCCGCTCGGCCGGGCGGACCCGCGTGGACGGCCGCGAGGTCCCCGCGCTGACCGTGGACGTGGTGCTGCACGGGGACCCGGAGGACGCGGACGACCCCCACCAGGGGCCCGGCCTGCGGTGGGCGCGCACGGTGACCGCCGGCGACGACATCAACGTCCTGGTCCCCTCGGCGGAGGCCCCGGCGTGGGCGGGGTGGCGTCCCGCGAACGCCCGCCGGGTGCTGGCCGTCGGCGACGAGACGGCCGCCCCTGCGTTGATCTCCGTGGCCGAAGAGCTCGCCGACCCCTTCGGCGGGTTCGCCGGCGAGGCGGACGTGGTCCTGGAGCTGCCCGAGGGCTCCGGGCCGGCCGACCTGATCGCCGAGCGCCTGGCCCTGCCGGAGGACTGGGACGCCTCCCGCCGTCCCCTCGACGTGACCGAGCACGGCCGGGTGCGCCTGCACGTGGGGCGGCGCGCCCCGCAGCACGTGCCCGGCGCGTGGGCGCAGGCGCGCGTGGCCGCCCTGCTGGGCGGTGGCGTCCGCGCCTCCACGGCGCCGGCCGGCGTCGACCCGCTCGTCCCGCCGCCCCCCGCCGAGGGCGAGGACAGGGAGTGGACCCTGGCCGAGCTGGAGGAGTCGACCGCGGACGCCTACGTGTTCCTGGCCGGGGAGTCGTCCCTGGTGCGGGCCCTGCGGCGGCTGGCGGTGGAGCGGGGCGTGCCCAAACGCGCCATCTCCTTCATGGGCTACTGGCGGCAGGGGCAGGCGGAGGGCTGA
- a CDS encoding DUF3800 domain-containing protein produces the protein MVHILPCGVGTPQIVCHLYVRQSLIEDPVFHDSRRSQLVQMADLVAYTAFCHLNRHAGNVYAWNWYADHLAASDTRRGPRPI, from the coding sequence ATGGTGCACATCCTTCCCTGTGGTGTGGGAACACCACAGATCGTATGTCACCTGTACGTGCGTCAGTCCCTCATCGAGGATCCGGTGTTCCATGACTCGCGCCGATCCCAGCTCGTGCAGATGGCGGATCTGGTGGCCTACACGGCCTTCTGCCACCTGAACCGGCACGCCGGCAACGTCTATGCGTGGAACTGGTACGCGGACCATCTCGCCGCGAGCGACACCCGACGAGGACCAAGGCCCATCTGA